A genomic segment from Paraburkholderia hayleyella encodes:
- the hmgA gene encoding homogentisate 1,2-dioxygenase produces the protein MRAEIEPGYQSGFANEFASEALPGALPQGRNSPQRAAYGLYAEQISGTAFTAPRANNRRSWLYRLRPAAVHRPFVPLAPHPSSRIVANFHDVPATPPNPLRWDPLPVPTQPTDFIEGWKTMAGNGAAEAMNGCAIHLYVANRSMTKRFFYNADAELLIVPQQGRLQIATEMGRLDLEPGEIAVLPRGVRFAVALPDGLARGYLCENFGALLRLPDLGPIGSNGLANPRDFLTPHAAYEDREGEFELVAKLNGLLWRAPLGHSPLDVVAWHGNYAPYKYDLRRFNTLGSISFDHPDPSIFLVLQSLSDTPGVDTLDFVIFPPRWLAAEDTFRPPWFHRNVASEFMGLVHGVYDAKATGFMPGGASLHNCMVGHGPDAETFERASQNDTTTPHKVSDTLAFMFETRALLRPTRFALEDAPLQADYFECWQGLSKHFNAEQR, from the coding sequence ATGCGAGCAGAGATTGAGCCCGGCTATCAGTCTGGTTTTGCCAACGAGTTCGCCAGCGAGGCCTTGCCTGGCGCCTTGCCGCAGGGCCGTAACTCGCCGCAACGCGCGGCGTATGGCCTGTATGCCGAGCAAATATCCGGCACCGCATTCACCGCCCCGCGCGCGAACAACCGGAGGAGCTGGCTATACCGGCTGCGGCCTGCTGCGGTTCATCGACCGTTTGTGCCGCTGGCGCCTCATCCATCCAGCCGGATCGTGGCGAACTTTCACGATGTGCCCGCCACCCCGCCTAATCCTTTGCGCTGGGATCCGTTACCCGTGCCCACGCAACCGACCGATTTCATCGAGGGCTGGAAGACGATGGCGGGCAATGGCGCGGCCGAGGCGATGAACGGCTGCGCCATTCATTTGTATGTGGCGAACCGCTCGATGACGAAGCGTTTTTTTTATAACGCTGACGCCGAGTTGTTGATCGTGCCGCAGCAGGGCCGTTTGCAGATTGCGACCGAGATGGGGCGGCTGGACCTCGAGCCCGGTGAGATTGCGGTGTTGCCACGTGGCGTTCGTTTTGCGGTGGCACTGCCCGATGGGCTCGCGCGCGGTTACCTGTGCGAAAACTTCGGTGCGTTGCTGCGCTTGCCGGATTTGGGACCGATTGGCTCGAACGGCCTGGCGAATCCGCGCGATTTTCTGACGCCGCATGCGGCCTATGAAGACCGCGAAGGCGAATTCGAACTGGTGGCCAAGCTCAACGGTTTGCTCTGGCGCGCTCCGTTGGGTCATTCGCCGCTCGACGTCGTGGCGTGGCACGGCAACTACGCGCCCTACAAATACGATTTGCGCCGTTTCAACACATTGGGCTCGATCAGTTTCGACCATCCTGATCCGTCGATTTTCCTCGTGCTGCAGTCGCTCAGCGATACCCCTGGCGTCGATACGCTCGACTTCGTGATCTTTCCGCCGCGCTGGCTGGCGGCGGAAGATACGTTTCGCCCCCCCTGGTTTCATCGCAATGTGGCCAGCGAATTCATGGGTCTGGTGCATGGCGTGTACGACGCCAAGGCGACCGGTTTCATGCCGGGTGGCGCGAGCCTGCATAACTGCATGGTCGGCCATGGGCCCGATGCCGAAACCTTCGAGCGCGCCTCGCAGAACGACACGACGACGCCGCATAAGGTCAGCGACACCCTTGCCTTCATGTTCGAAACGCGTGCGCTGCTGCGGCCAACACGCTTCGCGCTCGAAGATGCGCCGCTACAGGCTGATTATTTCGAATGCTGGCAAGGTCTCAGCAAACATTTCAACGCGGAGCAACGATGA
- a CDS encoding DUF883 family protein yields MSEINKEQFMSDIKTVLADAEDLLKQAASATGERASELRETTLARIKQAREKAADVQVVVVEKGKKAARATDDYVHEHPWASIGIAAGIGALIGLLVNRK; encoded by the coding sequence ATGTCAGAAATCAATAAGGAGCAATTCATGTCGGATATCAAAACTGTTCTCGCCGATGCTGAGGACCTGTTGAAACAAGCCGCTAGCGCCACAGGCGAACGGGCGTCGGAGCTGCGTGAAACAACACTCGCGCGCATCAAGCAAGCCCGCGAAAAAGCCGCCGACGTACAAGTCGTCGTCGTTGAAAAAGGCAAGAAAGCCGCACGCGCCACCGACGACTACGTCCACGAGCATCCATGGGCCTCCATCGGTATCGCAGCAGGCATAGGCGCACTGATTGGCCTGCTGGTCAATCGCAAGTAA
- a CDS encoding acyl-CoA dehydrogenase: MAAVQFHWEDPLLLEQQLTEEERMVRDAAAAYAQDKLEPRVLRAFRNETTDVEIFREMGAIGLLGPTIPEEFGGPGLNYVSYGLIAREVERVDSGYRSMMSVQSSLVMVPIFKFGTAEQKTRYLPKLASGEWIGCFGLTEPDHGSDPGSMVTRATPVDGGYTLSGAKMWITNAPIADVFVVWAKLAENGEDVIRGFILEKGWKGLSAPAIHGKVGLRASITGEIVLDQVFVPETQLLPGVRGLRGPFTCLDSARYGIAWGALGAAEACWHTARSYTLERRQFGRPLAANQLIQKKLADMQTELTLALQGVLRLGRMKEEGSAAVEITSMMKRNSCGKALDIARLARDMLGGNGISDEFGVARHLVNLEVVNTYEGTHDIHALILGRAQTGIQAFF, translated from the coding sequence ATGGCCGCCGTGCAATTTCACTGGGAAGACCCGTTGTTGCTGGAGCAACAGCTCACCGAAGAAGAGCGGATGGTGCGCGATGCCGCCGCCGCATATGCTCAGGACAAGCTTGAGCCGCGCGTGTTGCGGGCGTTCCGGAACGAAACCACCGACGTTGAAATTTTCCGTGAAATGGGCGCCATCGGCCTGCTGGGTCCGACCATTCCCGAAGAATTCGGTGGCCCGGGCCTCAACTACGTCAGCTATGGCCTGATTGCGCGCGAAGTGGAACGGGTCGATTCCGGCTATCGCTCGATGATGTCGGTACAGTCGTCGCTCGTCATGGTGCCGATCTTCAAGTTCGGCACCGCGGAACAAAAAACCCGCTATCTGCCGAAGCTCGCCAGCGGCGAATGGATCGGCTGTTTTGGCCTGACCGAGCCCGATCATGGCTCCGATCCTGGCAGCATGGTGACCCGGGCCACGCCCGTGGATGGCGGCTATACATTGTCGGGCGCGAAAATGTGGATCACCAATGCGCCCATCGCAGATGTCTTCGTCGTCTGGGCCAAGCTTGCCGAAAACGGCGAGGATGTGATTCGCGGCTTTATCCTCGAAAAAGGCTGGAAAGGCCTGTCTGCGCCCGCCATTCACGGCAAGGTCGGCCTACGCGCATCCATCACCGGTGAAATCGTGCTGGACCAGGTATTCGTTCCCGAGACCCAGCTTTTGCCTGGTGTCCGAGGGCTACGTGGCCCCTTTACCTGTCTGGATTCGGCACGGTATGGCATCGCCTGGGGTGCACTGGGCGCAGCCGAAGCCTGCTGGCATACCGCGCGCAGCTATACCCTGGAGCGCCGGCAATTTGGCCGGCCGCTGGCCGCCAACCAGTTGATTCAGAAAAAGCTCGCTGACATGCAAACCGAATTGACGCTCGCGCTGCAAGGCGTGCTGCGCCTCGGACGCATGAAGGAAGAAGGCAGCGCTGCGGTCGAGATCACGTCGATGATGAAGCGCAATTCGTGCGGCAAGGCACTTGACATCGCCCGGCTGGCGCGCGACATGCTGGGCGGCAATGGCATCTCGGACGAATTTGGCGTGGCCCGCCATCTGGTCAATCTCGAAGTGGTGAATACCTACGAGGGCACGCACGATATCCACGCACTGATTCTTGGCCGGGCGCAAACGGGAATACAGGCGTTTTTCTGA
- a CDS encoding EAL domain-containing protein, translating to MIAQTIPDLLARAARHPFLHAHLTLDDNLNGVCPARVIAHFADSTLGSVYEPIFDISVNAHAQSLSAAPHNAERFGDELGFQAFVQQLDRAQPNPDEPRDSAQESPRELFERVDDEQTLVTLDRMSRAMHAINFFGAQRRGLLFLRVHERLLKSVKYDHGKHFSTVLLSFGLNPARIVIELPGAAVAHRTFLGYLTKSYQRYGFRVAGNLSNAGQILSVSDTVRLDFIKMDTASALRDAMIKPLTSYAKRLHIPLIFTQVSDEAQFELLRQHDVQFVQGPLFAPPASAAVTAS from the coding sequence ATGATTGCGCAGACCATCCCCGATCTCCTCGCCCGTGCCGCCCGTCATCCGTTCCTGCACGCTCACCTGACGCTGGATGACAACCTCAACGGCGTCTGCCCCGCGCGCGTCATCGCTCATTTTGCGGACAGCACGCTTGGCAGCGTCTACGAGCCCATCTTCGACATCAGCGTGAATGCGCACGCGCAATCGCTGAGCGCAGCGCCTCATAACGCGGAGCGTTTCGGCGACGAATTAGGGTTTCAGGCATTCGTGCAACAGCTGGATCGCGCGCAACCGAATCCGGACGAGCCACGTGATTCAGCCCAGGAATCACCTCGTGAGCTGTTTGAACGCGTTGACGACGAACAGACGCTCGTCACACTGGACCGCATGTCGCGCGCCATGCATGCGATTAATTTTTTTGGCGCGCAACGCCGGGGTTTGCTGTTTTTGCGGGTTCACGAGCGTCTGCTCAAGAGCGTCAAGTATGACCACGGCAAACATTTCTCGACCGTGCTGTTGTCATTTGGCCTGAATCCGGCCCGCATCGTGATTGAACTACCCGGTGCCGCCGTGGCCCATCGCACCTTTCTCGGCTACCTGACGAAGAGTTATCAACGTTATGGCTTCCGGGTCGCGGGGAACCTGTCGAATGCCGGACAGATCCTGTCGGTATCCGATACGGTACGGCTCGACTTCATCAAGATGGATACGGCTAGCGCATTGCGCGATGCCATGATCAAGCCACTGACGAGTTACGCCAAGCGCTTGCATATTCCATTGATCTTCACCCAGGTGAGCGACGAAGCCCAGTTCGAGCTGCTGCGCCAGCACGATGTGCAATTCGTGCAAGGGCCGCTCTTCGCGCCGCCCGCTTCTGCTGCCGTTACAGCCTCATAG
- a CDS encoding ABC transporter permease — protein MSDKLATLRGRPLEPARTATTTTTAMATATMPSTASMLSRHTLLAWALPPLYCARHGARWLYWVALALEFTALLQLFGTHPLWGGLAALASRGLVLAAGARRIPGGASQRPATGYAALAVLVYLVMLALPWLALGMPVLHAQMLSFPALPGALDVVANGIDHAVEWMTTQFSSQFMGLTQAMNAWLLLLEAMLAAVPWPLALALLGFAAWRKGGLGAGVFTLLALGYLGLFGFWDKAVTTAALVLAAFIVCLVLGIPLGIAAAKNRIVKACIMPCLDVMQTMPSFVYLLPAVAFFSIGKPPALVATVIFSMPPLIRLTCLGLDQVPLVVKEALYAHGATPWQTLLKAELPLAAPSISAGVNQSIMMSLSMVVIASLIGGGGLGYDVMFALQNVQYGRGILAGLAIVFCAIIFDRLMRRQSPAAETRFKKSVNASGPVGP, from the coding sequence ATGAGCGACAAACTCGCAACGCTGCGCGGCCGTCCGCTTGAGCCCGCCCGCACAGCCACGACGACAACCACGGCAATGGCAACGGCAACGATGCCCTCCACGGCTTCGATGTTGTCACGGCACACGCTGCTGGCATGGGCCTTGCCGCCGCTTTACTGCGCCCGCCACGGTGCCCGCTGGCTCTACTGGGTGGCGCTTGCGCTCGAGTTCACCGCGCTCCTGCAACTGTTCGGTACTCATCCGTTATGGGGTGGGCTGGCTGCGCTGGCGTCGCGCGGTTTGGTTCTGGCCGCTGGCGCACGACGTATTCCGGGGGGGGCCAGCCAGAGGCCGGCCACGGGCTACGCCGCGCTGGCCGTGCTGGTGTATCTCGTGATGCTGGCGCTTCCCTGGCTGGCCTTGGGTATGCCTGTGTTGCATGCGCAGATGCTGAGCTTTCCGGCCTTGCCTGGCGCCCTCGATGTTGTGGCCAACGGCATTGATCATGCCGTTGAATGGATGACCACGCAGTTTTCCAGCCAGTTCATGGGCTTGACGCAAGCGATGAACGCGTGGCTGCTGCTGCTCGAAGCCATGCTGGCAGCCGTACCCTGGCCGCTGGCGCTGGCTTTGCTGGGCTTCGCCGCATGGCGCAAGGGCGGCCTCGGAGCGGGTGTGTTCACGCTGCTGGCGCTGGGTTATCTCGGGCTCTTCGGCTTCTGGGACAAAGCGGTGACCACGGCGGCACTGGTGCTGGCGGCCTTCATCGTGTGCCTTGTGTTGGGGATCCCGCTGGGTATCGCGGCGGCTAAAAACCGCATCGTGAAGGCCTGCATCATGCCCTGTCTCGATGTGATGCAAACCATGCCGAGCTTTGTTTACCTGCTGCCTGCCGTGGCGTTCTTCTCGATTGGCAAACCGCCAGCCCTGGTGGCGACGGTGATTTTCTCCATGCCGCCGCTGATTCGCCTGACGTGCCTCGGTCTCGATCAGGTGCCGCTGGTCGTCAAGGAAGCGTTGTACGCCCATGGCGCGACGCCTTGGCAGACCCTGCTCAAAGCGGAATTGCCGCTGGCTGCGCCATCGATCAGCGCAGGCGTGAACCAGTCGATCATGATGAGCTTGTCGATGGTCGTGATCGCGTCGCTGATTGGCGGCGGCGGGCTGGGCTACGACGTGATGTTCGCGTTGCAAAACGTGCAGTACGGACGCGGCATTCTCGCCGGGTTGGCGATTGTGTTTTGCGCGATTATTTTTGACCGCCTGATGCGGCGTCAAAGCCCCGCGGCAGAAACGCGCTTCAAGAAAAGCGTGAATGCAAGCGGCCCTGTTGGTCCCTAG
- a CDS encoding LysR family transcriptional regulator, translating into MHIAVLETFLKIAEVGSFSRASQLLFISQPTVSARIQTLETSLGQKLFRRLNNVVELTQAGRAFLPYAQSVVRSWSKARQEIALPQGFIGILTVGAPPSLWCDYLLERMAAFQNTVTTVAFNAVVADAKTVLDKLDAGEIDVAVLHEPTIKTDWSTRKLFADSLVLVSTSPRELVRWDPRYVFIDWGAGYREQHFRAYPVDDTPLVSFSDASIALSYLLNVGGSAYLPQRWLDLPEYRERLFPVPNAPVFERDVFMVTDRQLTGTGWRNDAIETLFAD; encoded by the coding sequence ATGCACATTGCTGTTCTGGAAACGTTTCTGAAAATTGCTGAAGTCGGCAGTTTCAGCCGCGCATCGCAATTGCTCTTTATCAGCCAGCCCACTGTCAGCGCCCGGATCCAGACGCTGGAAACCAGCCTCGGGCAAAAGCTCTTCCGCCGTCTGAACAATGTCGTGGAGCTCACCCAGGCGGGCCGCGCCTTTCTGCCTTACGCGCAATCGGTGGTGCGTAGCTGGAGCAAGGCGCGTCAGGAAATTGCGCTGCCACAAGGTTTTATCGGCATCCTGACCGTGGGCGCGCCGCCCTCGCTCTGGTGCGACTACCTGCTAGAGCGCATGGCGGCATTCCAGAACACGGTGACGACGGTCGCGTTCAATGCTGTCGTCGCGGATGCCAAGACGGTCCTCGACAAACTCGATGCAGGCGAGATCGACGTTGCGGTGCTGCATGAGCCCACGATCAAAACCGACTGGTCCACCCGCAAGCTGTTTGCCGATTCGCTGGTGCTGGTCTCGACCTCGCCACGCGAGCTGGTGCGCTGGGACCCGCGTTATGTGTTTATCGACTGGGGTGCAGGCTACCGCGAGCAGCATTTCCGTGCGTATCCGGTGGACGATACGCCGCTGGTGTCGTTCAGCGATGCCAGCATCGCGTTGAGCTATTTATTAAATGTCGGGGGCTCGGCTTATTTGCCGCAGCGCTGGCTGGATTTGCCGGAATACCGCGAACGGCTTTTTCCTGTGCCCAATGCACCCGTATTCGAACGGGATGTATTCATGGTGACCGACCGCCAGCTCACGGGCACGGGCTGGCGTAACGATGCGATTGAAACGTTATTCGCTGATTAA
- the fahA gene encoding fumarylacetoacetase has product MSRVNDLQMTWDASRKSWIESANQPDCDFSLQNLPFGVFSDARDSARRVGVALGEVIVDLAALQAAGLLNLPQAASGEVFSQGSLNAFIALGRDAWRSVRVQLSVLFAHDTPALRDAPVLHERVLVRQDQATLHLPVEIPGYTDFYSSKEHATNVGSMFRDPANALLPNWSEMPIGYNGRASSVVVSGTPVRRPQGQLKLPDQARPVFGPCRKLDFELETGFIIGRGNALGEPVSCATAEDHIFGMVLLNDWSARDIQQWEYVPLGPFNAKTFATTISPWVVTLDALEPFRVAQPPQTPEPLAYLRHDAGPHAFNIVLELQMQVAGAAYAEVIARTNFRHLYWTMAQQLAHHTVSGCNTRVGDLMGSGTISGPTADSFGSLLELTWNGKTPLALAGGTRSFIEDGDTITLAGWCQGAGYRVGFGLCAGRVMPA; this is encoded by the coding sequence ATGAGCAGGGTGAATGATCTTCAGATGACGTGGGACGCGTCGCGCAAAAGCTGGATCGAGAGCGCTAATCAACCAGACTGTGATTTTTCGCTGCAGAACCTGCCCTTTGGCGTGTTCAGCGATGCCCGCGATTCGGCGCGGCGGGTTGGCGTGGCGTTGGGCGAGGTCATCGTCGACCTGGCTGCGTTGCAGGCCGCGGGGCTGTTGAACTTGCCGCAGGCGGCCAGCGGTGAAGTGTTCAGCCAGGGCTCGCTCAATGCGTTTATCGCACTGGGGCGCGATGCCTGGCGCAGCGTGCGGGTTCAATTGAGCGTGCTCTTCGCGCACGATACGCCAGCGTTGCGTGACGCCCCTGTGTTGCATGAGCGGGTGCTGGTGCGTCAGGATCAGGCCACGCTGCATCTGCCCGTGGAGATTCCTGGCTACACCGATTTTTATTCCTCGAAAGAACACGCGACCAATGTGGGCTCGATGTTCCGCGACCCCGCGAATGCGCTGTTGCCGAACTGGTCTGAGATGCCGATTGGTTATAACGGACGGGCTTCATCGGTGGTGGTGAGCGGCACGCCAGTGCGCCGCCCGCAAGGGCAGCTCAAGCTGCCCGATCAGGCGCGGCCCGTGTTTGGCCCGTGCCGCAAGCTGGATTTCGAACTGGAAACCGGATTCATCATTGGCCGGGGCAATGCCCTGGGCGAGCCGGTGAGCTGTGCGACGGCCGAAGACCATATCTTCGGCATGGTGCTGTTAAACGACTGGAGCGCCCGCGATATCCAGCAATGGGAATACGTGCCACTGGGGCCGTTTAACGCGAAGACCTTCGCCACGACGATTTCGCCATGGGTCGTCACGCTGGATGCGCTGGAGCCGTTCCGCGTGGCGCAACCGCCCCAGACGCCCGAGCCGCTTGCTTACCTCAGGCACGACGCGGGGCCGCATGCATTCAATATCGTGCTCGAATTGCAGATGCAGGTAGCGGGCGCCGCGTACGCCGAGGTGATTGCCCGCACGAATTTCCGCCATCTGTACTGGACCATGGCGCAGCAACTCGCGCATCACACGGTGTCGGGCTGCAACACGCGGGTGGGTGACCTGATGGGCTCGGGGACGATCAGCGGGCCGACCGCCGATTCGTTCGGCAGCCTGCTTGAGCTGACCTGGAATGGCAAGACGCCGCTGGCGCTGGCGGGCGGCACGCGCAGCTTCATTGAGGATGGCGACACGATTACGCTCGCGGGCTGGTGCCAGGGGGCGGGCTACCGAGTGGGTTTCGGCTTGTGTGCAGGACGCGTGATGCCCGCGTGA
- a CDS encoding phage holin family protein → MTIDTSSQRADHGPLRRIFGSVFAILQTRLELVGIELAEEKSRLLSVLFLGLAAMMLALMALIALTALIAIVFWDTPWRLAALGTITGVYALAALACGLRAHHALRHSPNVFSATLNEFEKDREIFRKQ, encoded by the coding sequence ATGACGATCGACACCTCATCGCAGCGCGCGGACCATGGTCCTTTGCGCCGCATCTTCGGCTCTGTCTTCGCAATTTTGCAAACCCGGCTTGAACTGGTCGGCATTGAACTAGCAGAAGAAAAAAGCCGCTTGTTGAGCGTGCTGTTTCTTGGACTCGCCGCGATGATGCTAGCCCTGATGGCATTGATCGCGCTCACCGCGTTAATTGCCATTGTCTTTTGGGATACCCCTTGGCGCTTGGCCGCATTAGGCACAATCACGGGTGTTTATGCGCTCGCAGCCCTTGCGTGCGGCTTGCGCGCACACCATGCCTTGCGCCATTCACCTAATGTTTTCTCCGCCACGCTGAACGAATTCGAAAAAGACCGCGAGATCTTCCGCAAGCAATAG
- a CDS encoding quaternary amine ABC transporter ATP-binding protein translates to MTQTRVGPDGEGSLSAGAQAPAIIDCRGIWKIFGAEHLAPDVRQRILAGELDAAQVRSEHGCVMSVQDVSFSVYPGEIFCVMGLSGSGKSTLIRHINRLIEPTAGDVMIDGESICRYNARALRALRSTRVGMVFQNMALLPHRSVESNVGLALELRGVNAAARAQTVAHVLDVVGLGGWAGCQVRELSGGMQQRVGLARALAADPGILLMDEPFSALDPLIRRQLQNEFKSLSRDMGKTTVFITHDLDEAIRLGDRIAIMKDGRFVQVGTPAEIVMQPADGFVAEFVQGISRMNVVQAAQIMLPLAAYLGEMELQGPRAADLAHLPRAQTDSPLHALIDLAVGQQQPIAIYHDGAIAGVVTPRVLLQTVRQGHQA, encoded by the coding sequence GTGACACAAACAAGGGTTGGACCCGATGGCGAAGGTTCTCTGTCAGCCGGAGCGCAAGCCCCGGCGATTATCGATTGCCGGGGTATCTGGAAAATTTTCGGCGCCGAGCATCTCGCCCCTGACGTGAGGCAGCGCATCCTCGCGGGCGAACTGGACGCGGCGCAAGTACGCAGCGAGCACGGCTGCGTGATGAGCGTGCAGGACGTCAGTTTTTCGGTGTATCCCGGCGAGATTTTCTGCGTGATGGGTTTGTCGGGCAGTGGCAAGTCCACGCTGATTCGCCATATCAACCGCCTGATCGAGCCGACGGCGGGCGATGTCATGATCGATGGCGAATCGATTTGCCGCTATAACGCGCGTGCGTTGCGGGCATTGCGTTCGACCCGGGTGGGAATGGTGTTCCAGAACATGGCGCTGCTGCCGCACCGTAGTGTGGAGAGCAATGTCGGGTTGGCACTCGAATTGCGCGGCGTCAATGCCGCCGCGCGGGCACAAACCGTGGCGCATGTGCTGGACGTGGTGGGCCTCGGCGGCTGGGCAGGCTGTCAGGTGCGCGAGCTTTCCGGGGGCATGCAGCAGCGCGTCGGGCTCGCGCGTGCTCTCGCCGCCGACCCTGGCATCCTCCTCATGGATGAGCCGTTTAGTGCACTCGATCCGCTGATCCGGCGGCAGTTGCAAAACGAATTCAAGAGCCTCTCGCGCGACATGGGTAAAACCACGGTGTTCATCACCCATGATCTCGATGAAGCAATCCGCCTCGGGGACCGTATCGCCATCATGAAAGATGGCCGCTTCGTTCAGGTTGGCACGCCGGCTGAAATCGTGATGCAACCTGCGGATGGTTTCGTCGCCGAGTTCGTGCAGGGTATTTCACGCATGAATGTGGTGCAGGCCGCGCAGATCATGCTGCCGCTCGCGGCTTATCTGGGTGAGATGGAGCTGCAGGGCCCGCGCGCGGCGGATCTGGCGCATCTGCCACGAGCGCAAACCGATAGCCCGCTGCACGCGTTGATTGATCTGGCCGTCGGGCAGCAACAGCCGATTGCGATTTATCACGATGGTGCGATCGCGGGGGTGGTGACGCCTCGCGTTCTTTTGCAAACCGTTCGGCAAGGACATCAGGCATGA
- a CDS encoding IclR family transcriptional regulator codes for MNSSSIAPFSAFLPPDLSDAAAVDERRFVTALARGLELLRAFRPGETFLGNRDFVARTGLPKATVNRLAYTLTTLGYLRFDESLGKYALDAGVLALGFALLSGSSTLELAQPHLHTLAREVGAAVSLGCRDGLDMIYLDTVRSETALTLGLAPGSKLPMLTSSMGRAYLAVQPAAIRAELLAQLADVAPNPAWLAGAQHEIDAFAQAGCCYSFRAWHGDVNAVAVPFREPRDGRWLVLSCSGPASSMDENVFRERVAPRLKALARRLGATG; via the coding sequence ATGAATTCTTCCTCTATCGCTCCCTTCTCGGCTTTCCTGCCACCTGATCTATCTGACGCTGCTGCTGTTGACGAACGCCGCTTCGTCACCGCGCTCGCACGCGGGCTTGAGCTGTTGCGTGCGTTTCGCCCGGGCGAGACTTTTCTTGGCAATCGTGATTTTGTCGCGCGCACGGGCTTGCCCAAGGCGACGGTCAATCGCCTGGCTTATACGCTGACCACGCTGGGCTATTTGCGTTTTGATGAATCACTGGGCAAATACGCTCTGGATGCGGGTGTGCTGGCGCTGGGTTTTGCGCTGCTCTCTGGTTCCAGCACGTTAGAGCTCGCCCAGCCTCATTTGCATACGTTGGCCCGTGAGGTAGGCGCGGCGGTATCGCTGGGTTGCCGCGATGGGCTCGACATGATCTATCTGGACACCGTGCGCAGCGAAACCGCATTGACCCTTGGGCTGGCGCCGGGCTCGAAGTTACCGATGCTGACGAGTTCGATGGGGCGGGCTTATCTGGCGGTCCAGCCAGCAGCCATTCGTGCCGAGTTGCTGGCACAACTGGCGGACGTGGCACCGAACCCGGCTTGGCTGGCCGGTGCGCAGCACGAGATCGACGCCTTCGCTCAAGCGGGCTGTTGTTATTCGTTTCGCGCCTGGCATGGCGATGTCAATGCCGTGGCGGTCCCGTTCCGGGAGCCGCGTGATGGGCGCTGGCTGGTGCTGAGTTGCAGCGGGCCCGCGTCGTCGATGGATGAAAACGTATTCCGTGAGCGCGTCGCCCCGCGTCTGAAGGCGCTCGCGCGTCGTCTGGGGGCGACCGGCTGA
- a CDS encoding peroxiredoxin — translation MSLRLGDTAPDFEQDSSIGPIRFHDWLGQSWGVLFSHPADFTPVCTTELGLTAKLADEFAKRNVKTIALSVDSAESHQGWIKDINETQAANVGFPILADGNRKVAELYDMIHPNASTTVTVRSLFVIDPAKKVRLIITYPASTGRNFDEVLRVIDSLQLTDNHQVATPGNWKPGDDVVIVPSLKDEEVIRQKFPKGYTTLRPYLRMTPQPDRK, via the coding sequence ATGAGTCTACGTCTTGGCGATACCGCCCCGGATTTCGAGCAGGATTCCAGCATCGGCCCGATCCGTTTTCATGACTGGTTGGGCCAAAGCTGGGGGGTGCTATTTTCCCATCCAGCTGATTTCACACCGGTTTGCACGACTGAGCTTGGCCTGACGGCAAAGCTTGCCGATGAGTTCGCTAAACGCAATGTCAAAACCATCGCGTTGTCGGTGGATAGCGCCGAATCCCATCAAGGCTGGATCAAGGATATCAACGAAACCCAGGCGGCTAACGTGGGTTTTCCGATTCTGGCCGACGGCAACCGCAAGGTGGCCGAGCTCTACGACATGATTCATCCGAATGCGAGCACGACAGTGACAGTGCGTTCGCTGTTTGTGATTGACCCGGCAAAGAAAGTGCGGCTCATCATCACGTATCCGGCGAGTACGGGCCGTAACTTTGACGAAGTGTTGCGAGTGATTGATTCGCTGCAACTCACCGATAACCACCAGGTGGCAACGCCAGGTAACTGGAAGCCGGGCGATGATGTCGTGATCGTGCCGTCGCTGAAGGACGAAGAGGTGATCCGGCAGAAATTCCCGAAAGGCTATACCACGTTGCGTCCTTATTTGCGGATGACGCCGCAGCCAGATCGAAAATAA